From Myxococcus xanthus, a single genomic window includes:
- a CDS encoding amidohydrolase family protein gives MRMSPRLLLAALGAVLLFHAGCGDEPGCEGASCNPQAVCGNNTVEQGEQCDDGNKVDGDGCESDCTRTPAPAAVCGNGKLEGEEVCDDGNTVDGDGCQADCTPTLTLCPAANAPALPDGATCAVTQPGSAARLFTGVVLKDGETLVGGQVLVDAQGIIQCAACDCSAAAGAADATQVSCPGGVISPGLVNPHEHITYPMEPYVGTEERYEHRHEWRTGRNGHTRINSPAASAADNVRWGELRQMMAGATSMAGAGGQAGLLRNVDVNNTALQEGLGEGVVNSDTFPLGDTNGNMVASGCTYTSMPSTSSLPRSAAYLPHVSEGISAAALNEFLCLSTGTNNVMQPRTAVIHGIGLTAKEIRVMAENGTGLIWSPRSNISLYGDTAMVSAYKNQGVTIALGTDWLRSGSMNLLRELQCADYLNTSHYARTFSDEDLWRMVTSNASDLVDTFEKTGRIAEGKVADLAIFQLRTFTRSPHRAVITSNPEHVVLTMRGGKALYGDQALMAGLRGADTCDTLDVCGASKEVCLQSEIGKNLEALTSGATAKYPLFACGTPENEPTCSPRRASLDSRWPAVVNSSTSYTGEVRAADKDGDGLVDSVDNCPAIFNPIRPMDNGKQADSDGDGIGDACDPCPLEAGNACTSFTVGDDDHDGIVTWLDNCPFVANPDQADADGDGKGDACDACSSVPNPGDLGCPATIHELKTPVGGSLPLVGKPVSILDVVVTGVVKGGASSQGYWVQTYPLPSGTSVDNSGLYVYSPKGDLAAGDRIDITTGVLTVYFGLPELTEVKYVKRSSGNEVPAPVVVTTADIRTGGPRAAALEGVLVEVRDVAVNTGVDEFGQFLVNEAGDAGQPGLMIDDQAYAFQVPSIGTRFGALRGVLTYNFNDSKLVPRFQADMPLPPPSLTGFGPDGYARVGGTGPVNTFPQALTLSLSSAYAEALDVVITSSNESALSVQDGRITIPAGQTSATVQVNAVAPAQSVTLTATLGGSTQTATIRVLGADEQPEVVGVTPGDVTMVPGGEVVFTVQLDRPAPANATVALSVNPATGFGTFVPANGTLTVTENATEAVFSFITDAAATATEPGTVTASIGATSASATVTLDQNAPRLTALSPSSAVTIPAGGTQTFTLTVDRAAAQDTVVELAVVPGAGVQNYGTVPASATIPAGATEVTFTFTADAQGEGTGTVYASLYGITQTTALTVLPPPPVLSALSPSTAAVLTGRTFTFTVTLDRPAQTDETDVALTLEPATGVGLIPASVRVARDATTATFTFTADEVSSPAEALLTASFGGVDRTAQVSVILTAEGGLVINEVDYDMPGAGDSLEFVEIYNNSSTPASLSSVFLVFVNGSNMSSYQKIALAEVNGGVLGPREYLVVGAATVVGPLAGRAGVHTLQRGTTDFIQNGEPDAVALYDEATDALIDSLSYEGHVVNATIAGTDTKFDLREGDADTKTLADSNTAQGSLCRDADSTDTDVNAADFSFTTTVTPGAANVITKTP, from the coding sequence ATGCGAATGTCCCCACGTTTATTACTCGCCGCGCTAGGCGCGGTCCTCCTCTTCCACGCCGGATGCGGCGACGAGCCTGGCTGTGAGGGTGCGAGCTGCAACCCGCAAGCGGTCTGCGGCAACAACACCGTGGAGCAGGGCGAGCAGTGCGACGACGGCAACAAGGTGGACGGCGACGGCTGTGAGTCCGACTGTACGCGGACGCCCGCGCCGGCCGCGGTATGTGGCAACGGCAAGCTGGAAGGCGAAGAGGTCTGTGACGACGGCAACACGGTGGACGGTGATGGCTGTCAGGCGGACTGCACGCCGACGCTGACCCTATGCCCCGCGGCCAACGCGCCCGCGCTTCCCGACGGGGCCACCTGCGCGGTGACGCAGCCGGGCTCCGCCGCGCGCCTCTTCACGGGCGTGGTGCTGAAGGACGGCGAGACGCTGGTGGGCGGCCAGGTGCTGGTGGACGCGCAGGGCATCATCCAGTGCGCCGCCTGTGACTGCTCCGCCGCGGCGGGCGCCGCCGATGCCACGCAGGTGTCCTGCCCCGGTGGTGTCATCTCCCCGGGCCTGGTGAATCCGCACGAGCACATCACGTATCCGATGGAGCCGTACGTCGGCACCGAGGAGCGCTACGAGCACCGCCACGAGTGGCGCACGGGCCGCAACGGCCACACGCGCATCAACAGCCCCGCGGCCAGCGCCGCGGACAACGTTCGCTGGGGCGAGCTGCGGCAGATGATGGCGGGCGCCACCTCCATGGCGGGCGCGGGTGGCCAGGCTGGCCTGCTGCGCAACGTGGACGTGAACAACACCGCGCTCCAGGAGGGCCTGGGCGAGGGTGTGGTGAACTCGGACACGTTCCCGCTGGGCGACACCAATGGCAACATGGTTGCCTCGGGCTGTACCTACACCTCGATGCCGTCCACGAGCTCGCTGCCGCGCTCGGCCGCGTACCTGCCGCACGTCTCCGAGGGTATCTCCGCGGCGGCGCTCAACGAGTTCCTCTGCCTGTCCACGGGCACGAACAACGTGATGCAGCCGCGCACCGCCGTCATCCACGGCATCGGCCTGACGGCGAAGGAGATTCGCGTCATGGCGGAGAACGGCACCGGCCTTATCTGGTCGCCCCGCTCGAACATCTCGCTGTACGGCGATACGGCCATGGTGTCGGCCTACAAGAACCAGGGTGTCACCATCGCGCTGGGCACCGACTGGCTGCGCTCCGGCTCCATGAACCTGCTGCGCGAGCTCCAGTGCGCGGACTACCTCAACACCTCGCACTACGCGCGGACCTTCAGCGACGAGGACCTCTGGCGCATGGTGACGTCGAACGCGTCGGACCTGGTGGACACGTTCGAGAAGACGGGCCGCATCGCCGAGGGCAAGGTGGCCGACCTGGCCATCTTCCAGCTGCGGACCTTCACCCGCTCGCCGCACCGCGCGGTCATCACCTCGAACCCCGAGCACGTGGTGCTCACGATGCGGGGTGGCAAGGCGCTCTACGGTGACCAGGCGCTGATGGCCGGGCTCCGCGGCGCGGACACCTGCGACACGCTGGACGTGTGCGGCGCCTCGAAGGAAGTCTGCCTCCAGTCCGAGATTGGCAAGAACCTGGAGGCGCTGACGTCGGGCGCCACGGCGAAGTACCCGCTGTTCGCGTGCGGTACGCCGGAGAACGAGCCGACGTGCTCGCCCCGCCGTGCCTCGCTGGACTCGCGCTGGCCGGCCGTCGTGAACAGCTCCACCAGCTACACCGGTGAGGTTCGCGCCGCGGACAAGGACGGGGACGGGCTGGTGGACTCCGTCGACAACTGCCCTGCCATCTTCAACCCCATCCGCCCCATGGACAATGGCAAGCAGGCGGACTCGGATGGCGACGGGATTGGCGACGCGTGCGACCCCTGCCCGCTGGAGGCGGGTAACGCCTGCACGTCGTTCACCGTGGGCGACGATGACCACGACGGCATCGTGACGTGGCTGGACAACTGCCCGTTCGTTGCCAACCCGGACCAGGCGGACGCGGACGGCGACGGCAAGGGTGATGCGTGTGACGCGTGCTCCAGCGTTCCGAATCCGGGCGACCTGGGCTGCCCCGCCACCATTCACGAGCTGAAGACGCCCGTGGGCGGCAGCCTGCCGCTGGTGGGCAAGCCGGTGTCCATCCTGGACGTCGTCGTCACCGGTGTGGTGAAGGGCGGCGCGAGCTCCCAGGGCTACTGGGTGCAGACGTATCCGCTGCCTTCGGGCACGAGCGTGGATAACTCCGGTCTCTATGTGTACTCGCCCAAGGGCGACCTCGCCGCGGGTGATCGCATCGACATCACCACGGGCGTGCTGACCGTCTACTTCGGCCTGCCCGAGCTGACCGAGGTCAAGTACGTCAAGCGCAGCTCCGGCAACGAGGTTCCCGCGCCGGTGGTGGTGACGACGGCCGACATTCGCACCGGGGGCCCGCGTGCCGCCGCGCTGGAAGGTGTGCTCGTGGAGGTCCGCGACGTGGCGGTCAACACGGGGGTGGACGAGTTCGGCCAGTTCCTGGTGAACGAGGCGGGTGACGCCGGTCAGCCGGGTCTGATGATTGACGACCAGGCCTATGCCTTCCAGGTCCCGTCCATTGGCACGCGCTTCGGCGCGCTGCGCGGCGTGCTGACGTACAACTTCAATGACTCCAAGCTGGTGCCGCGCTTCCAGGCGGACATGCCGCTGCCGCCGCCGTCGCTGACGGGCTTTGGTCCGGACGGCTATGCGCGCGTGGGTGGCACGGGCCCGGTGAACACCTTCCCGCAGGCGCTGACGCTGTCGCTGTCGTCCGCCTACGCGGAGGCGCTCGACGTCGTCATCACCTCCTCCAACGAGAGCGCGCTGAGCGTGCAGGACGGCCGCATCACCATCCCCGCGGGTCAGACGTCCGCGACGGTGCAGGTGAACGCGGTGGCGCCCGCGCAGAGCGTGACGCTGACGGCCACGCTGGGCGGCTCCACGCAGACGGCCACCATCCGGGTGCTGGGTGCCGACGAGCAGCCCGAGGTGGTAGGCGTCACCCCGGGTGACGTGACGATGGTGCCCGGCGGCGAGGTGGTCTTCACCGTGCAACTGGACCGTCCGGCGCCCGCCAACGCCACTGTGGCGCTGAGCGTGAATCCGGCGACGGGCTTCGGCACCTTCGTTCCGGCGAACGGCACGCTCACCGTGACGGAGAACGCCACGGAGGCCGTGTTCTCCTTCATCACGGACGCGGCGGCCACGGCCACCGAGCCCGGCACGGTGACGGCGAGCATCGGTGCGACCAGCGCGAGCGCCACTGTGACGCTGGACCAGAATGCGCCGCGGCTGACGGCCCTGTCGCCGTCCTCGGCGGTGACGATTCCGGCGGGCGGGACGCAGACGTTCACCCTGACGGTGGACCGTGCGGCCGCGCAGGACACGGTTGTTGAGCTGGCGGTGGTGCCGGGGGCGGGCGTGCAGAACTACGGCACGGTGCCGGCCTCGGCCACGATTCCGGCGGGCGCCACGGAGGTGACCTTCACCTTCACGGCGGACGCGCAGGGCGAGGGCACGGGCACGGTGTACGCCTCGCTGTACGGCATCACCCAGACCACCGCGCTCACGGTGCTTCCGCCTCCGCCCGTGCTCAGCGCGCTGTCTCCGTCCACCGCAGCGGTGTTGACGGGCCGGACGTTCACCTTCACGGTGACGCTGGACCGTCCGGCGCAGACGGACGAGACGGACGTTGCGCTGACGCTGGAGCCGGCGACGGGCGTCGGGCTCATTCCGGCCTCGGTCCGGGTGGCTCGGGATGCGACGACGGCGACCTTCACCTTCACGGCGGACGAGGTCTCGAGCCCCGCGGAGGCGCTGCTCACGGCGAGCTTCGGCGGGGTGGACCGGACCGCTCAGGTGTCCGTCATCCTGACCGCGGAAGGCGGACTGGTCATCAACGAGGTGGACTACGACATGCCCGGCGCGGGTGACTCGCTGGAGTTCGTGGAGATCTACAACAACTCCTCTACGCCCGCGTCGCTGAGCAGCGTGTTCCTGGTGTTCGTCAACGGCAGCAACATGTCGAGCTACCAGAAGATTGCCTTGGCGGAAGTCAACGGCGGCGTCCTGGGACCCCGGGAGTATCTGGTCGTGGGCGCTGCCACCGTCGTCGGGCCGCTCGCGGGGCGTGCCGGCGTGCACACGCTGCAGCGGGGGACCACCGACTTCATCCAGAACGGTGAGCCGGACGCGGTGGCCCTGTACGACGAGGCCACGGATGCGTTGATTGACTCCCTCTCCTACGAGGGGCACGTGGTGAACGCCACCATCGCCGGGACGGACACGAAGTTCGACCTGCGGGAGGGTGACGCGGACACGAAGACCCTGGCGGACAGCAACACCGCTCAGGGCTCGCTGTGCCGGGACGCGGACTCGACCGACACGGACGTGAACGCGGCGGACTTCTCCTTCACCACGACCGTCACCCCTGGCGCGGCGAACGTCATCACGAAGACGCCGTAG
- a CDS encoding ATP-grasp domain-containing protein: MDVAVLTFEGLPQLDAFDASLLPALAALGVEARPVVWDDPAMDWKTVRLALVRNTWDSHLRRDAFVAWADKVGRLTQLHNPAPVLRWNTHKHYLRELEEKGVLVTPTTWVRKGDTLDVGELALRHSWDAVVLKPAVSAGALKTHVFPRAEAPAATARLAELTREGDVMVQPYLTAFETEGERSYVFFDGVLSHAVRRPPTLLDAPRGFSEPTAFTPEDAAELRLAESVLEAVGRPLLYARVDVATDNAGQSRLQELEATEPRLFLSLDAGAADRLARAIVAKL, encoded by the coding sequence ATGGACGTCGCCGTCCTCACCTTCGAAGGCCTGCCTCAACTCGATGCCTTTGACGCATCGCTGCTGCCCGCGCTCGCGGCCCTGGGCGTGGAGGCCCGGCCCGTCGTCTGGGATGACCCGGCCATGGACTGGAAGACGGTGCGGCTGGCCCTGGTGCGCAACACGTGGGACAGCCACCTGCGCCGCGACGCCTTCGTCGCCTGGGCGGACAAGGTGGGCCGCCTCACGCAGCTCCACAATCCCGCGCCCGTGCTGCGCTGGAACACGCACAAGCACTACCTGCGCGAACTAGAGGAGAAGGGCGTGTTGGTGACGCCCACCACCTGGGTGCGCAAGGGCGACACGCTCGATGTGGGCGAGCTGGCGCTCAGGCACAGCTGGGACGCGGTGGTGCTCAAGCCCGCCGTGTCCGCGGGAGCGCTCAAGACGCACGTCTTCCCACGCGCGGAGGCCCCCGCCGCCACCGCCCGGCTGGCCGAGCTGACCCGCGAGGGCGACGTCATGGTGCAGCCCTACCTCACCGCCTTCGAAACGGAGGGCGAGCGCAGCTACGTCTTCTTCGACGGCGTCCTCAGCCACGCGGTGCGCCGGCCCCCCACGCTGCTGGACGCACCGCGCGGCTTCTCCGAGCCCACCGCCTTCACGCCCGAGGACGCAGCCGAGCTGCGGCTGGCGGAGTCCGTGCTGGAAGCAGTGGGACGTCCCCTGCTCTACGCCCGCGTGGACGTGGCCACCGACAACGCGGGCCAGTCGCGGCTGCAAGAGCTGGAGGCCACCGAGCCGCGCCTGTTCCTGTCGCTCGACGCCGGGGCCGCGGACCGGCTGGCCCGCGCCATCGTCGCGAAGCTGTGA
- a CDS encoding alpha/beta hydrolase, with translation MRRLLAAVFCAAVVLAACEDDSPPPPTPPPPSTETYPDAGTRPDAGTQEPWACQRSTTVHNAPMRLLTRLQLEMSRATSSAQRTEAIDRFVAEVEEQGGRPLVSDVKAGHPRVAFFVRGEAGRDTFVAGDFNGWSATATPLVQVRDTDLYVAEVEVPRTGPQPYKLVKDGDFIADPGARHVAWDDFNRHDVGRFNSLIYPELQDAAKGRLTAWYGVPATVLGDARDVFVYTPAEYDGPECPSLPVMYLHDGNESLTRESFAEAADSHYAARPADSAVLVFVALPDQSVRLAQYTFPPARAPGWPTPRGDDYLAFIRDDLMPRVEASYRVKTGPQETGIAGASLGGLISVYAGFQMPEKFGFVGSQSGTLFWPHDGVVDRDDGNAMIVRASQEPVVPVRFYVDHGSPVAGCTRDGEEGGDDCQSNLEFVEALRGRGYGVAHWNEPGAEHDWAFWKRRLPKLLCNFRNAAPAVCGL, from the coding sequence ATGCGTCGCCTGCTCGCCGCCGTGTTCTGCGCCGCCGTCGTGCTGGCGGCTTGTGAAGACGATTCCCCACCGCCTCCCACGCCGCCGCCTCCCTCCACGGAGACGTACCCGGACGCCGGCACGCGCCCGGACGCGGGCACCCAGGAGCCCTGGGCCTGCCAGCGGAGCACGACGGTGCACAACGCGCCCATGAGGCTGCTCACCCGGCTGCAACTGGAGATGAGCCGCGCCACGTCCTCCGCGCAGCGCACGGAGGCCATCGACCGCTTCGTGGCGGAGGTGGAGGAGCAGGGCGGCCGGCCCCTGGTGAGTGACGTCAAGGCGGGTCATCCTCGCGTGGCCTTCTTCGTGCGAGGTGAGGCCGGCCGGGACACCTTCGTCGCCGGCGACTTCAACGGATGGTCCGCTACGGCCACGCCGCTGGTGCAGGTGAGGGACACCGACCTGTACGTGGCGGAGGTGGAGGTGCCGCGCACCGGCCCGCAGCCCTACAAGCTGGTGAAGGACGGCGACTTCATCGCGGACCCGGGCGCGCGCCACGTCGCGTGGGACGACTTCAACCGGCACGACGTGGGGCGGTTCAACTCGCTCATCTACCCGGAGCTCCAGGACGCCGCGAAGGGCCGGCTCACCGCGTGGTACGGCGTGCCCGCCACGGTGTTGGGGGATGCGCGCGACGTCTTCGTCTACACGCCGGCGGAGTATGACGGGCCGGAGTGCCCGTCCCTGCCGGTGATGTACCTCCACGACGGCAACGAGAGCCTGACGCGCGAGTCCTTCGCGGAAGCGGCGGACTCGCACTACGCGGCGCGGCCGGCGGACTCGGCGGTGCTCGTCTTCGTGGCGCTGCCGGACCAGTCCGTGCGCCTGGCGCAGTACACCTTCCCGCCCGCGCGCGCGCCGGGCTGGCCCACGCCGCGCGGGGATGACTACCTGGCCTTCATCCGCGACGACCTGATGCCGCGAGTGGAGGCGTCCTACCGCGTGAAGACGGGCCCCCAGGAGACGGGCATCGCGGGCGCGTCGCTGGGCGGCCTCATCTCCGTGTACGCGGGCTTCCAGATGCCGGAGAAGTTCGGCTTCGTGGGATCCCAGTCCGGCACGCTGTTCTGGCCCCATGACGGCGTGGTGGACCGCGACGACGGCAACGCGATGATTGTCCGCGCGAGCCAGGAGCCGGTGGTGCCGGTGCGCTTCTACGTGGACCACGGCTCGCCCGTGGCGGGCTGCACGCGGGACGGCGAGGAGGGTGGGGACGACTGCCAGTCCAACCTGGAGTTCGTGGAGGCGCTGCGCGGCCGTGGCTACGGCGTGGCCCACTGGAACGAGCCCGGCGCCGAGCACGACTGGGCCTTCTGGAAGCGGCGCTTGCCGAAGCTGCTGTGCAACTTCCGCAACGCGGCCCCGGCGGTGTGCGGCCTGTAG
- a CDS encoding FHA domain-containing protein, with the protein MARALLLSLLVRQHMALKEKFRAKYPHPWLVWEAGAWNVPEVVEGNVAATRLPLTDLRDCLPAGDALCFELVGQTDGSPLRLGRASNNALVVNDATVSREQLHLSPTLEGRWTVTRVAASRTVTLGGTALEPEQPTVLQPGVQLHVGDVRLTFHAAEDFDERIGRIAAQVLAQTAAPR; encoded by the coding sequence ATGGCTCGCGCACTGCTGCTCTCGCTGCTCGTGAGGCAGCACATGGCTCTCAAGGAGAAGTTTCGCGCCAAGTACCCACACCCATGGCTGGTGTGGGAGGCGGGCGCTTGGAATGTCCCCGAAGTGGTGGAGGGCAACGTGGCCGCCACGCGGCTGCCGCTGACGGACCTGCGGGACTGCCTGCCCGCTGGAGACGCCCTGTGCTTCGAACTGGTGGGCCAGACGGACGGCAGCCCGCTGCGGCTGGGCCGGGCCTCGAACAACGCGCTGGTCGTCAATGACGCCACCGTGTCGCGCGAGCAGCTCCACCTGTCCCCCACCCTGGAAGGACGCTGGACGGTGACACGCGTGGCCGCTTCCCGGACGGTGACGCTGGGCGGCACGGCCCTGGAGCCGGAGCAGCCCACCGTGCTCCAGCCCGGCGTGCAGCTTCACGTGGGTGATGTGCGCCTCACCTTCCACGCGGCGGAGGACTTCGACGAGCGCATTGGCCGCATCGCCGCTCAGGTGCTCGCCCAGACAGCGGCGCCCCGCTGA
- a CDS encoding serine/threonine-protein kinase has product MGSDDAFMQTMQSSAEAPVSDAGPRASDEELQEGSTLGNYQLEQLLGEGSMGRVFQARHTRLGRQVALKVLRPEHARDGGFVRRFFQEARTVNQINHEHIVEIFDFVDESAMGGHVYCVMELLRGQSLSSLAQAEPLTLARIQRFVVQVCAALGAAHQVGVVHRDVKPDNLFVIHRAGQPDFVKVLDFGVAKLLTAEGSTTGTVDGTIIGTPAYMAPEQAAGLPVDARSDIYAVGNILYELISGKPPFQAPAFGHLVVQIITQPPPPLPSHLPSGEPVPPQLAELVMRCLSKEPEARPQSLTEVTTSLLLLPASAQALTPAPAELALEASERPTHKVQVAVTGRWHRRAVVTVGTAALVVVAAVVTWSGMQPEPAPAEAPVAQVADVVGRPAAAPQLLPPVTLTVRSFPEGAQVLRLDTGELLGVTPLVKQVSGEAAPLRLRVELAGYAPLERMVDLDKHAELEVPLVKALPSPRQKPAAGTQRDTGKKSRERPVAQ; this is encoded by the coding sequence ATGGGCTCCGATGACGCCTTCATGCAGACCATGCAGTCCAGTGCCGAGGCCCCCGTGAGTGACGCGGGGCCCCGAGCCAGTGACGAGGAGCTCCAGGAGGGCTCCACGCTGGGGAACTACCAGTTGGAGCAACTCCTGGGCGAAGGGTCCATGGGCCGGGTGTTCCAGGCGCGGCACACGCGGCTGGGGCGCCAGGTGGCGCTCAAGGTCCTGCGGCCGGAGCACGCGCGGGACGGCGGCTTCGTGCGGCGCTTCTTCCAGGAGGCCCGCACCGTCAATCAAATCAACCACGAGCACATCGTGGAGATTTTCGACTTCGTCGACGAGAGCGCGATGGGCGGGCACGTCTACTGCGTGATGGAGCTGCTGCGCGGGCAGAGCCTGAGCTCGCTGGCGCAGGCGGAGCCGCTGACGCTGGCGCGCATCCAGCGCTTCGTGGTGCAGGTGTGCGCGGCGCTCGGCGCGGCCCACCAGGTGGGCGTGGTGCACCGGGACGTGAAGCCGGACAACCTCTTCGTCATCCACCGCGCGGGCCAGCCGGACTTCGTGAAGGTGTTGGACTTCGGTGTGGCGAAGTTGCTCACCGCCGAGGGGAGCACCACCGGGACGGTGGACGGCACCATCATCGGGACGCCCGCGTACATGGCGCCGGAGCAGGCCGCGGGCCTGCCGGTGGATGCGCGCTCCGACATCTACGCGGTGGGCAACATCCTCTACGAGCTCATCTCCGGCAAGCCGCCCTTCCAGGCGCCGGCCTTCGGCCATCTGGTGGTGCAGATCATCACCCAGCCGCCGCCGCCGTTGCCCTCGCACCTGCCGTCCGGCGAGCCCGTTCCACCGCAGCTGGCGGAGCTGGTGATGCGCTGCCTGTCGAAGGAGCCCGAGGCCCGGCCGCAGAGCCTGACGGAGGTGACGACGTCGCTCCTCCTGTTGCCCGCGTCCGCCCAGGCGCTGACGCCCGCGCCCGCCGAGCTGGCGCTGGAGGCCTCCGAGCGGCCCACGCACAAGGTGCAGGTGGCGGTGACGGGGCGCTGGCACCGCCGGGCGGTGGTGACGGTGGGGACCGCGGCGTTGGTGGTGGTGGCCGCGGTGGTCACCTGGTCCGGCATGCAGCCGGAGCCCGCCCCCGCCGAGGCTCCAGTGGCCCAGGTGGCCGACGTCGTGGGCCGGCCCGCAGCCGCGCCCCAACTGCTTCCGCCCGTCACGCTCACGGTGCGCTCCTTCCCGGAGGGCGCGCAGGTGCTGCGCCTGGACACGGGCGAGCTGCTGGGTGTGACGCCGCTGGTGAAGCAGGTGTCTGGTGAGGCCGCGCCGCTGCGCCTGCGCGTGGAGCTGGCCGGCTATGCCCCGCTGGAGCGGATGGTGGACCTGGACAAGCACGCCGAGCTGGAGGTGCCGTTGGTGAAGGCGCTGCCTTCGCCCCGGCAGAAGCCTGCGGCTGGGACGCAGCGAGACACAGGCAAGAAGAGCCGCGAGCGCCCTGTCGCGCAGTAG
- a CDS encoding MopE-related protein: MKTFESRLRVWCGLLLVAGAVGCTVNFPDDVPYTCTETADCGGDGYVCTSLPDNGPRYCCLPDPTEVCNGLDDDCDGLVDNLETACYTGPEGTLDVGLCHAGESICTRDASIACVGQVLPGTEICNGLDDDCDGTADEDFDLKTDPGHCGACNNDCSFLQDCVNGECVRRQELDCANGQDDDGDGFPDCQDRADCDGKSCGPECVCEGGSKTEVSCTNGEDDDGDGLVDCADRADCPTETQCGPLRSDRENDYPRCQVNGVCL; encoded by the coding sequence ATGAAGACCTTCGAATCCCGGCTGCGCGTGTGGTGTGGCCTGTTGCTCGTCGCGGGCGCGGTGGGCTGTACGGTGAATTTCCCGGACGACGTGCCCTACACGTGCACGGAGACCGCTGACTGCGGCGGTGACGGCTACGTCTGCACGTCCCTGCCGGACAACGGGCCTCGGTACTGCTGCCTGCCGGACCCCACGGAGGTCTGCAACGGCCTGGACGACGACTGCGACGGCCTGGTCGATAACCTGGAGACCGCCTGCTACACGGGGCCGGAAGGGACGCTCGACGTGGGTCTCTGTCACGCCGGTGAGTCCATCTGTACCCGGGATGCGAGCATCGCGTGCGTGGGGCAGGTGCTGCCTGGCACTGAAATCTGCAATGGCCTGGATGACGACTGCGACGGGACGGCGGACGAGGACTTCGACCTGAAGACGGACCCGGGCCACTGCGGCGCCTGCAACAATGATTGTTCCTTCCTCCAGGACTGCGTGAATGGCGAGTGCGTGCGCCGTCAGGAGCTAGACTGCGCCAACGGCCAGGACGACGACGGGGACGGCTTCCCGGACTGCCAGGACCGCGCGGACTGCGACGGCAAGTCGTGTGGTCCGGAGTGCGTGTGCGAGGGGGGCTCGAAGACGGAGGTGAGCTGCACCAACGGCGAGGATGATGATGGGGATGGCTTGGTGGACTGCGCGGACCGCGCGGACTGCCCCACGGAAACGCAGTGCGGGCCCCTCAGGTCGGATCGCGAAAACGATTATCCGCGCTGCCAGGTGAACGGGGTCTGTCTGTGA
- a CDS encoding host attachment protein, with protein MANGTLWILVGNASRARLFATDAKAEEDWRLVEEFHHDESRARQAELIEQADNPNAGTLHGPPAENEPNGRRELEHDRFARELSVFLDKAHDRRDFDKLVIAAPPGFLGRIRRLLSARVRQRVLLDVDSDYSNVPAKELPNRVPVI; from the coding sequence ATGGCGAATGGGACGCTCTGGATTCTGGTGGGGAACGCAAGCCGGGCCCGCCTCTTCGCGACGGACGCGAAGGCGGAAGAGGACTGGCGGCTGGTGGAGGAGTTCCACCACGACGAGAGTCGGGCCCGTCAGGCAGAGCTGATTGAGCAGGCGGACAACCCCAATGCCGGCACCCTGCACGGCCCGCCGGCGGAGAACGAGCCCAATGGACGAAGGGAGCTGGAGCACGACCGCTTCGCCCGCGAGCTGTCCGTGTTCCTGGACAAGGCACATGACCGGCGCGACTTCGACAAGCTGGTCATCGCCGCGCCGCCGGGATTCCTGGGGAGGATTCGCCGCTTGCTGAGCGCCCGGGTCCGGCAGCGCGTCCTCCTGGACGTGGACTCGGACTACTCCAACGTCCCGGCGAAGGAGCTGCCCAACCGGGTGCCTGTCATCTGA